A window from Anser cygnoides isolate HZ-2024a breed goose chromosome 1, Taihu_goose_T2T_genome, whole genome shotgun sequence encodes these proteins:
- the LOC106048151 gene encoding guanylyl cyclase-activating protein 1-like, whose translation MGNNSSSTVDDLQAVEIHHWYKKFMTECPSGQLTEHEFKQFFGLRGLDPQANEYIEQMFRTFDMNKDGYIDFMEYVAALSLVLRGKMEQKLRWYFKLYDVDGNGCIDRHELLNIIKAIRAINGGDHETSAEEFTNRVFNKIDVNGDGELSLDEFVEGARKDEEFMEVMMKSLDLSHIVAMINNRRHSV comes from the exons ATGGGGAACAATAGCAGCTCCACAGTGGATGATCTGCAGGCTGTTGAGATCCACCACTGGTACAAAAAGTTCATGACGGAGTGTCCTTCTGGACAGCTGACAGAGCATGAATTTAAACAGTTCTTTGGGCTTCGAGGGCTGGATCCACAGGCCAATGAATACATTGAGCAGATGTTTCGCACATTTGATATGAATAAG GATGGATATATTGACTTCATGGAATACGTGGCTGCCCTCAGCCTTGTTCTCCGTGGGAAGATGGAACAGAAATTGCGGTGGTATTTCAAACTGTATGATGTAGATGGCAATGGCTGCATTGATCGACATGAATTGCTCAACATCATTAAG GCTATTCGGGCTATCAATGGTGGTGACCATGAAACTAGTGCAGAAGAGTTCACCAACAGAGTCTTCAACAAAATTGATGTGAATGGAGATG GTGAACTTTCTCTGGATGAATTTGTGGAAGGAGCAAGGAAAGACGAGGAGTTCATGGAGGTTATGATGAAAAGTTTGGATCTGTCGCACATTGTGGCCATGATCAACAACCGTCGGCATAGTGTATAA